A stretch of Aspergillus nidulans FGSC A4 chromosome VI DNA encodes these proteins:
- a CDS encoding putative cytochrome CYP56B1 (transcript_id=CADANIAT00010409) — translation MLVTLTVLFLGLVGILASFLTYLFTPPQFFPKGLPTIPFYYTLIPLLNQTLKRAPTDQVTLYHRYLSTPLRTHGAVKLFFGGRWNILITKPSYIAEVLKNEDLYAKSGNQKKIPHSVLAQYTGDNIISSHGENWKLYSSIFKPGLQRDYDPSGIWRNASLLVQMISQDIKRKSPVDINPLMQRYALANLSEVLLGTTFDTLQKPAASLHAFQLLIKPKIFDPIFLNFPVLDYLPLQTREEARKLVTRFTDELIETVRKGHTTCDHEKEHTRNLGCRLLYACESGLFTEMQLRHNMISAFLAGHENPQLLLVSSLFLLAEHPEMQESLRAEISALNDLEPAYNALSALPLLTSTIYEVLRLYPPISQLINRRTTAPTLLGGEIPIPAGTYVGYNAYATNRDIGFWGPDANEFKPSRWGNTMEEINALFRRANAKGAFISFHGGRRTCLGQRFALLEGRVTLAKLLMCVRWEIDPSWQRGMTPAGPLYARNLQLRFSNISGAGKAGAS, via the exons ATGCTAGTAACCCTAACAGTCCTCTTTTTGGGCCTCGTCGGTATtctcgccagcttcctcACCTACCTCTTCACTCCACCCCAGTTTTTTCCTAAGGGTCTCCCCACAATCCCCTTCTACTACACACTTATCCCGCTGCTAAATCAAACCCTGAAGCGGGCCCCCACCGACCAAGTCACTCTCTACCATCGCTACCTCTCTACCCCTCTGAGAACCCACGGCGCTGTCAAGCTATTTTTTGGCGGCCGGTggaatatcctcatcacaAAACCGTCCTACATTGCCGAGGTCCTGAAAAACGAAGATTTATATGCGAAAAGCGGCAATCAGAAGAAAATTCCCCATAGCGTTCTGGCACAATACACTGGGGATAATATTATATCCTCGCATGGCGAGAATTGGAAACTGTACAGcagcatcttcaagccaGGCTTGCAGCGGGATTATGATCCGTCTGGAATATGGAGGAACGCGTCCCTGCTTGTGCAGATGATCAGCCAGGATATCAAGAGAAAGAGCCCGGTGGATATCAATCCGTTGATGCAGCGGTATGCATTAGCAAACCTGAGCGAGGTTCTGCTGGGAACCACCTTCGAC ACACTGCAAAAGCCGGCCGCCTCTCTGCACgctttccagctcctcatcaagcccaagatCTTTGaccccatcttcctcaacttcccTGTTCTAGACTACCTCCCCCTTCAAACCAGGGAGGAGGCTAGAAAATTGGTGACTAGGTTCACTGATGAGCTTATCGAGACGGTCCGGAAGGGCCACACAACCTGCGACCATGAGAAGGAGCACACGAGAAATCTAGGATGTCGTCTTCTATATGCCTGCGAAAGTGGTCTATTCACCGAAATGCAGCTGCGACATAATATGATCAGCGCGTTTCTGGCGGGACACGAGAACCCCCAGTTGTTGCTGGTATCAAGTCTGTTCTTGTTGGCTGAACATCCG GAGATGCAGGAAAGCCTACGCGCGGAGATCTCCGCCCTCAACGACCTGGAACCGGCTTACAACGCTTTATCTGCCTTGCCCCTCCTTACATCCACAATCTACGAAGTCCTCCGCCTGTACCCACCAATCAGCCAGCTGATTAACCGCCGCACAACGGCTCCCACCCTCCTCGGGGGAGAGATCCCCATTCCAGCAGGCACATACGTCGGCTACAACGCGTATGCTACAAACCGGGATATAGGCTTCTGGGGTCCAGACGCCAACGAGTTCAAGCCAAGCCGGTGGGGAAATACCATGGAAGAAATAAATGCACTATTTAGAAGGGCGAACGCAAAGGGCGCGTTTATTAGCTTTCACGGCGGGCGGCGCACTTGCTTAGGACAGAGGTTCGCCTTGCTTGAGGGGCGAGTGACACTTGCGAAATTGCTAATGTGTGTTCGATGGGAGATTGATCCTAGCTGGCAGAGGGGGATGACACCAGCCGGGCCGTTGTATGCGCGAAATCTGCAATTGAGGTTCTCGAACATCAGCGGTGCTGGGAAGGCGGGGGCATCTTGA